In Ignavibacteriales bacterium, one DNA window encodes the following:
- a CDS encoding type II toxin-antitoxin system PemK/MazF family toxin has protein sequence MIFIEKGEGVLKEESYVDCGQIRTVDKDARLITKYGSLSKSKMSEIDKALKISLSL, from the coding sequence ATGATATTTATTGAAAAAGGTGAGGGCGTTTTAAAGGAAGAAAGCTACGTTGATTGTGGACAAATTAGAACTGTTGACAAAGACGCAAGATTAATCACCAAATATGGTTCATTAAGTAAATCAAAAATGAGTGAAATAGATAAAGCATTAAAGATTTCTCTTTCTCTTTAA
- the pstS gene encoding phosphate ABC transporter substrate-binding protein PstS, with the protein MKFRIIISTLLAIYFSSTSIAQLQLNGAGATFPFVIYSKWFDEYKNATGVQFNYQSIGSGGGIKQIIEGTVDFGATDGPMTDQQLADAKTKQGTDILHIPTVMGADVVCYNLPGVAKGLKFDGETLSAIFLGKITMWNDAGIKKLNPKLNLPNKAIIVAHRSDGSGTTYIFTDYLTKASKEWESKVGKGTSVNWPVGLGGKGNEGVAGLVKQTEGSIGYVELAYAVKNNIAYADMKNKAGKFIEATFASVSAAAEGASKNMPSDLRVSITDADGKDSYPISGFTWLLIYQNIKDDAKAKALVKFLKWAMNKGQSYATGLYYAPLPKAVVKLCEKKISLITVNGKKIK; encoded by the coding sequence ATGAAATTTCGAATAATCATATCAACACTATTAGCCATTTACTTTTCTTCAACTTCAATTGCGCAATTACAATTGAATGGAGCAGGTGCAACTTTTCCTTTTGTTATATATTCTAAATGGTTTGATGAATACAAAAATGCGACTGGTGTTCAATTCAATTATCAATCAATTGGCAGCGGTGGTGGCATCAAACAAATTATTGAAGGAACTGTAGATTTTGGTGCAACTGATGGACCTATGACTGATCAACAATTAGCTGATGCTAAAACTAAACAGGGTACAGATATTCTGCACATTCCAACTGTAATGGGAGCGGATGTTGTGTGTTATAATTTACCTGGTGTTGCCAAAGGGCTTAAGTTCGACGGTGAAACCCTATCGGCTATATTTTTGGGAAAAATTACAATGTGGAACGATGCCGGTATTAAAAAACTAAATCCAAAATTAAATCTTCCTAATAAAGCAATTATTGTTGCGCATCGTTCTGATGGAAGCGGAACCACTTATATTTTTACAGATTATTTAACAAAAGCCAGCAAGGAATGGGAATCGAAAGTTGGTAAAGGAACTTCAGTTAACTGGCCTGTTGGTTTGGGTGGAAAGGGTAACGAAGGTGTTGCCGGTTTGGTAAAGCAAACTGAAGGATCAATCGGTTATGTTGAATTAGCTTATGCAGTAAAAAATAATATTGCATACGCTGATATGAAAAATAAAGCCGGTAAATTTATCGAAGCAACTTTTGCTTCAGTTAGTGCGGCTGCCGAAGGCGCTTCCAAAAATATGCCTTCAGATCTACGCGTTTCAATTACTGACGCGGACGGAAAAGATTCTTATCCAATTTCAGGATTTACCTGGTTGCTTATTTATCAAAATATAAAAGATGATGCAAAAGCTAAAGCATTGGTAAAATTCTTAAAATGGGCAATGAATAAAGGACAATCCTATGCTACCGGGCTTTACTATGCTCCACTTCCAAAAGCCGTAGTTAAGCTGTGTGAAAAGAAAATCAGTTTAATTACTGTGAATGGCAAAAAAATTAAATAG
- the pstC gene encoding phosphate ABC transporter permease subunit PstC, giving the protein MDSVEIKTAKKNIIKKFFSSYNFGDFIFERLTLLFAMSVFLLVLLMGYEMYQGSRISIEKFGWSFLTNSTWDPVREIYGALPIIYGTLVSSFLSLILALPLSIGVAIYLSEVAPPWLEKPLSFLVELLAGIPSVIYGLWGIFVLVPLIRNYIEPYLSDKLGFLPFFRGAPYGFGMLAAVLILTIMVLPIISSITRDVLKSVPHSLREAALALGATKWQSTIIILKDAKSGILGATMLGFGRAIGETMAVTMVIGNRALISPSLFDPSYTMASLIANEFTEATSDMYMSALIQLALVLFIITIIINALARFLVWSMSRKWKTI; this is encoded by the coding sequence TTGGATAGTGTTGAAATTAAAACAGCTAAAAAAAACATAATAAAAAAATTCTTTTCATCGTACAACTTCGGCGATTTCATATTCGAAAGACTGACACTACTCTTTGCGATGTCAGTCTTTCTTCTTGTTTTGTTGATGGGTTACGAGATGTACCAGGGTTCCAGAATTTCCATTGAAAAATTTGGGTGGAGTTTTTTAACCAACTCTACATGGGATCCGGTTAGGGAAATTTATGGTGCTTTGCCTATCATTTATGGTACTCTGGTATCTTCATTCCTATCTTTAATCCTGGCATTACCACTTAGTATTGGAGTGGCAATTTATCTGTCAGAAGTAGCTCCACCCTGGTTAGAGAAACCTCTTTCATTTTTAGTGGAACTTCTGGCAGGTATTCCAAGTGTTATCTACGGTTTATGGGGAATTTTTGTATTAGTTCCTTTGATACGAAATTATATTGAACCTTATTTATCGGATAAGCTTGGATTTTTACCATTCTTCCGCGGTGCACCTTATGGATTTGGAATGTTAGCCGCTGTTTTGATTTTAACAATTATGGTGCTGCCAATAATTTCTTCCATTACCCGTGACGTGTTAAAGTCTGTTCCACATTCCCTGCGAGAAGCTGCATTAGCGCTTGGTGCAACTAAATGGCAATCCACTATTATTATTTTAAAGGATGCTAAATCCGGAATACTTGGCGCAACCATGCTTGGTTTTGGAAGAGCAATTGGAGAAACAATGGCTGTAACTATGGTTATTGGCAACAGAGCTTTAATTTCTCCATCCTTATTTGATCCATCTTACACAATGGCAAGTTTAATAGCAAATGAATTTACTGAAGCAACCTCGGATATGTATATGAGTGCATTGATTCAGCTTGCGCTGGTTCTTTTTATAATTACAATAATTATTAATGCACTTGCAAGGTTCCTGGTTTGGAGTATGAGCAGGAAATGGAAAACGATATAA
- the pstA gene encoding phosphate ABC transporter permease PstA — MENDIMNSKFFFYRKKITSTIMMSLTFVAALAAIVPLVFIFYYTISKGITYFNFSFFISMPKSVGETGGGMANAIVGTLILIGIGGAIGIPVGIMTGTYLSEFGNNKFGFLVRFLTDVLSGIPSIVVGVVAYTMIVVPMKHFSAFAGGVALGILMIPTITRTTEEMIKLVPHSLREAGLALGIPKWKTTTAIILRTAWKGIATGVLLGLSRAAGETAPLLFTALGNRFWSTNVGQPIASLTVYIYDYAKAPFEDWNQQAWTGALVLILLISILSLLFRIITRSKYKSN; from the coding sequence ATGGAAAACGATATAATGAATTCAAAATTTTTCTTTTATAGAAAAAAAATAACAAGCACAATTATGATGTCTTTGACATTTGTTGCTGCATTGGCAGCAATTGTTCCGTTAGTTTTCATTTTCTATTATACAATTTCTAAAGGCATTACTTATTTCAATTTTAGTTTTTTTATTTCCATGCCCAAATCGGTTGGTGAAACTGGTGGTGGAATGGCTAATGCAATTGTTGGTACATTAATTTTAATTGGTATTGGTGGCGCAATTGGAATTCCCGTTGGCATAATGACAGGAACATATTTATCAGAATTTGGTAATAACAAATTTGGGTTTTTAGTAAGGTTTTTAACTGATGTATTAAGCGGCATTCCTTCTATTGTTGTTGGTGTAGTTGCTTACACTATGATTGTAGTTCCTATGAAGCATTTTTCTGCATTTGCTGGTGGGGTTGCTCTGGGAATTTTAATGATACCAACAATAACAAGAACAACAGAGGAAATGATAAAGCTGGTTCCTCATTCTTTGCGCGAAGCTGGGTTAGCATTAGGAATACCGAAATGGAAAACTACTACTGCAATTATTTTGCGTACGGCATGGAAAGGAATTGCGACCGGTGTTTTACTTGGTTTATCAAGAGCTGCCGGAGAAACCGCTCCTTTACTTTTTACTGCTTTAGGTAACCGTTTTTGGTCCACCAATGTTGGGCAGCCAATTGCTTCATTAACAGTATACATTTACGATTATGCCAAAGCTCCTTTTGAAGATTGGAATCAACAAGCCTGGACTGGTGCGTTAGTGCTGATATTGCTAATCTCAATTTTAAGTTTGTTGTTTAGAATTATAACTCGATCAAAATATAAATCAAATTAA
- the pstB gene encoding phosphate ABC transporter ATP-binding protein PstB, with the protein MDIKLSIKNLEAYYGKNKVLKDISMEIPKNKVVAIIGPSGCGKSTFIRCLNRMHEVVGGTIKGSILLDGEELTKTDPVLLRKRVGMVFQKPNPFPTMSIFNNVAAGLRLNGIRNKKLITPIVERCLQQAALWDEVKDNLGDSGANISGGQQQRLCIARTLAVDPEIILMDEPASALDPISTAKIEELIFKLKKNYTIVIVTHNMQQAARVSDYTAFFYLGELIEYDVTKKIFTNPAKKQTEDYITGRFG; encoded by the coding sequence ATGGATATCAAATTATCAATTAAAAACTTAGAAGCGTATTATGGCAAAAATAAAGTTTTAAAAGACATCTCAATGGAAATTCCCAAAAATAAAGTTGTGGCAATTATCGGTCCTTCTGGATGCGGTAAATCAACATTTATAAGATGTCTTAATAGAATGCACGAAGTTGTTGGCGGTACAATTAAAGGATCAATTTTACTTGATGGAGAGGAACTAACAAAAACTGACCCGGTACTATTAAGAAAAAGGGTGGGGATGGTATTTCAGAAACCAAATCCTTTTCCGACAATGTCTATTTTCAATAATGTTGCCGCAGGATTAAGATTAAATGGAATCCGAAACAAAAAATTAATTACGCCAATTGTTGAAAGGTGTTTGCAGCAAGCTGCACTTTGGGATGAAGTAAAAGATAATTTAGGTGATTCCGGAGCAAATATTTCCGGCGGACAGCAGCAAAGATTATGTATTGCCAGAACGCTCGCCGTTGATCCGGAAATAATTTTAATGGATGAGCCGGCAAGTGCACTGGATCCTATTTCAACTGCCAAGATTGAGGAGCTTATTTTTAAATTAAAAAAGAACTATACAATTGTTATTGTTACACATAACATGCAGCAGGCTGCAAGAGTAAGCGATTACACCGCCTTCTTCTATTTAGGTGAACTTATTGAATATGACGTGACTAAAAAAATATTTACAAACCCGGCAAAAAAACAAACCGAGGATTATATAACCGGCAGGTTCGGTTAA
- the phoU gene encoding phosphate signaling complex protein PhoU translates to MLTQFEIKIEEIKKNILVMASIVDAMVEDAFAAIEKNDAEFIASIKLRDKTVDEYDILIQEKCEGVLALFQPVATDLRYIITVLMINNQLERCGDIAVNISQRIKKLGDAKNLFRESEIIDMGKQARLMVKEAIDSFINEDISLARTIREKDKIVDSYNKTIFNFLVEKMQADSSVINPASHMIIISKHIERLADHAKNIAEEVVFLIDAEIVVHRKNLKE, encoded by the coding sequence ATGCTTACACAATTTGAAATAAAAATTGAAGAAATAAAGAAGAACATTTTAGTGATGGCAAGTATTGTGGATGCAATGGTAGAAGATGCCTTTGCAGCAATTGAAAAAAATGATGCAGAATTCATTGCATCAATAAAACTACGTGATAAAACAGTTGATGAGTATGACATTCTGATCCAGGAAAAGTGCGAAGGTGTTTTAGCGTTGTTCCAACCAGTTGCAACAGACCTGAGGTACATCATCACAGTGCTGATGATAAATAATCAACTTGAACGATGCGGTGATATTGCAGTAAATATTTCTCAAAGAATTAAAAAACTGGGTGATGCTAAAAATCTTTTCCGTGAATCTGAAATAATTGATATGGGGAAACAAGCCCGGTTAATGGTAAAAGAAGCAATTGATTCATTTATTAATGAAGATATTTCGCTTGCCAGAACTATACGTGAAAAAGATAAAATTGTTGATTCTTATAACAAAACAATTTTTAATTTTCTTGTGGAAAAAATGCAGGCGGATAGTTCTGTTATAAATCCAGCTTCTCATATGATAATAATTTCCAAACATATTGAACGGCTGGCTGATCACGCGAAGAATATTGCAGAAGAAGTTGTTTTTTTAATTGATGCAGAAATTGTTGTGCATAGGAAAAATTTAAAAGAATAG
- a CDS encoding PrsW family intramembrane metalloprotease: MNFIVALIPVFIFLLFLIYIDSFKLVKYFDLISCLIWGMISAGISYLINSFLLNELQISFITYSKYIAPLIEETLKASIIILLMYRGRIGFLIDGAVLGFAIGAGFSFVENIYYLNMIDSSNLTIWIVRGFGTALMHGSCTLIFSVIFMNMFSQKESFRFYLFFPGLIAAVVLHSIYNQFIVSPLISTLVICVSVPFIIILIFEQNEKSLRKWLEIEFDTELRLLNMAKSGQFSQTKSGRYIISIKDRFPGEIIIDMICYIRLYLELSLRAKSNLLLTESGFAVNKDEDVQQKLNELKYLKKNIGKTGILAISPVLRINQKDIWKLNQLGN; this comes from the coding sequence ATGAATTTTATAGTTGCTTTAATACCGGTATTTATATTTCTACTTTTTCTAATTTACATAGACAGCTTTAAGCTGGTTAAGTACTTTGATTTAATTTCCTGCTTGATTTGGGGAATGATTAGTGCCGGAATATCTTACTTAATAAATTCATTTCTCTTAAACGAATTGCAAATAAGTTTTATTACCTACTCAAAATATATTGCCCCGCTGATAGAAGAAACTTTGAAAGCATCAATAATTATTTTGCTAATGTACCGGGGCAGAATTGGATTTTTAATTGATGGAGCAGTTTTAGGTTTTGCAATTGGCGCCGGCTTTTCGTTTGTAGAAAATATTTATTATCTGAATATGATTGACAGCAGTAATTTAACAATCTGGATTGTACGCGGATTTGGAACAGCATTAATGCATGGTAGCTGCACATTAATATTTTCAGTCATTTTTATGAATATGTTTAGTCAAAAAGAATCTTTTAGATTTTATTTGTTTTTTCCGGGCTTAATTGCGGCTGTAGTTCTGCATTCCATTTACAACCAGTTTATTGTGTCACCGCTAATTTCAACATTAGTTATCTGCGTCAGTGTTCCATTCATAATTATTTTAATCTTCGAGCAGAATGAAAAATCGTTGAGGAAATGGTTGGAGATAGAATTTGATACCGAGCTGCGTTTACTAAATATGGCAAAGAGCGGGCAATTTTCCCAAACCAAAAGTGGTAGGTATATAATTTCAATAAAGGATCGCTTTCCAGGTGAAATTATTATTGATATGATTTGCTATATTCGTTTATACCTGGAATTATCTTTAAGAGCAAAAAGCAATTTGCTGCTAACTGAAAGTGGGTTTGCAGTTAATAAAGATGAAGATGTACAACAAAAACTAAACGAATTAAAATATCTTAAGAAAAATATTGGTAAGACTGGTATTCTCGCAATCTCACCGGTACTTCGGATCAATCAGAAAGATATCTGGAAACTGAACCAACTTGGAAATTGA